In one Rhopalosiphum padi isolate XX-2018 chromosome 3, ASM2088224v1, whole genome shotgun sequence genomic region, the following are encoded:
- the LOC132925085 gene encoding uncharacterized protein LOC132925085, producing the protein MKGVLPAKCDGMPRTYVRKTTEASWNTEDLVQAINVVANKEMSMRKAAKKLNIPYSTLQERINHSNYQPPRLGCLSVFSLSNEREIADHIIKLANLFYGLTPLQLRAAAYTFAVKNNIKNKFNHHHKLTGVDWFRNFIKRNPSVTVRKPEATSMSRITAFNKTEVTLFFQNLEKVMEKYKFTPANIYNMDETGISTVQDPGKIIAPKGQKRKGSITSWERGKNVTVICGMISSGTFIPQTFIFPRKRMSNQLTKNGPPGALYQCTKNGWTNEVFLEWLKHFNYHAKPSQEYPILLILDNHNSHISMAAYEFCRSKHIVMLSLLPHTSHRLQPLDVSFFGPLKAVFKRKCDLYIKSHCLVKITPYDLAELFNKAYSCVATIQKGISGFASTGIVPMNPNIFTDEDYFAAVTLNCDDPINVIETPNTSNSTPQSSKNAADSLVSTQISQSLISIEELTPIPKKMPIKMVRRVAAKQHSTLITGTPSWYSHER; encoded by the exons ATGAAAGGAGTATTACCGGCCAAATGTGATGGG atgccACGAACATATGTTCGAAAAACAACTGAAGCTAGTTGGAATACCGAAGACTTAGTACAAGCCATAAATGTTGTTGCTAATAAAGAGATGAGTATGCGTAAGGctgctaaaaaattaaatataccataCAGTACTCTCCAAGAAAGAATAAACCACAGTAATTATCAACCACCAAGATTAGGTTGTTTGTCAGTGTTTTCATTATCAAATGAACGAGAAATTGCTGATCATATAATTAAACTAGCTAATCTTTTTTATGGTTTGACCCCTTTACAATTAAGAGCAGCTGCCTATACATTcgctgttaaaaataatattaaaaacaaatttaatcatCATCATAAGCTTACTGGTGTTGATTGGTTTCGAAATTTTATTAAACGGAATCCTTCTGTAACTGTAAGAAAACCTGAAGCCACCAGCATGAGTCGAATTACTGCATTTAACAAAACAGAGGTAACACTATTCTTTCAAAATCTTGAAAAAGtaatggaaaaatataaatttactccagctaatatttataatatggacGAGACAGGGATAAGTACAGTACAGGATCCAGGCAAAATTATTGCTCCAAAAGGTCAGAAAAGAAAAGGCTCTATTACTAGTTGGGAAAGAGGAAAGAATGTAACAGTAATCTGTGGAATGATTTCATCTGGAACATTTATTCCACAAACCTTCATTTTTCCTAGGAAAAGGATGAGCAATCAATTAACTAAAAATGGTCCTCCTGGAGCATTATATCAATGCACAAAAAATGGTTGGACTAATGAAGTTTTTCTTGAATGGCTCAAACATTTCAATTATCATGCAAAACCATCTCAAGAATatcctattttattaatattggatAACCACAACAGTCATATTTCCATGGCAGCCTATGAATTTTGCAGATCAAAACATATTGTTATGTTATCATTACTACCGCATACTTCCCATAGACTACAGCCATTAGATGTTAGTTTTTTTGGTCCACTAAAAGCTGTATTTAAAAGAAAGTGTgacttatatattaaatcacATTGTCTAGTAAAAATAACACCATATGACTTAGCAGAGTTATTTAATAAAGCTTATTCTTGTGTAGCTACAATACAGAAAGGGATTTCAGGGTTTGCCTCAACGGGCATTGTGCCAATGAATCCTAATATTTTCACCGATGAAGATTATTTTGCTGCTGTCACTTTAAATTGTGATGATCCAATTAATGTAATTGAAACCCCTAATACTTCAAACTCAACTCCTCAATCTTCTAAGAATGCTGCTGATTCTCTTGTTTCAACTCAAATATCTCAAAGCCTGATTAGTATTGAAGAATTAACACCAATTCCTAaaaaaatgccaataaaaatgGTGAGAAGGGTAGCTGCTAAACAGCACTCCACTTTGATAACAGGTACTCCTTCATGGTACTCCCATGAAAGATAA
- the LOC132925086 gene encoding general transcription factor II-I repeat domain-containing protein 2A-like: MSNDITDQLQTDLASENYFSICLDESTDVTSQARLAVFVRFSSVNIMREELIKLMTISTKTTGQDIMNVVLKEFANLKININNIVSITTDGTPNMVGKHNGFVQLFSKEISLPLISFHCLIHQEALCAKDSLKSLQNVMEVVTKVVNFITSRALNNRQFTKLLDEVESQYAGLLMYNSVRWLSRGQVLHRFVELLEEIRLFLFEKSQDYPELKDLNWLNDLMFFTDFTTMYNELNKKLQGPGHIVLSISIKTENLILIEWKSLPNSFTSMKKLALSLLTMFGSTYTCEQLFSSMNFIKSTLRNRLGTDISATCIQLKSTNYNPRIDSLAGNMQQQISH; encoded by the exons ATGAGTAATGATATAACAGATCAGCTTCAAACAGATTTGGcttcagaaaattatttttcaatctgTCTTGACGAAAGTACAGATGTAACTTCACAGGCGCGACTAGCAGTCTTTGTTAGGTTCAGTAGTGTTAATATTATGAGggaagaattaataaaattaatgacgaTTTCTACTAAAACAACTGGTCAAGATATTATGAATGTAGTACTTAAAGAATTcgccaatttaaaaataaatataaataatattgtttcaataaCTACGGATGGTACCCCTAATATGGTTGGCAAACACAATGGATTTGTTCAACTTTTTTCGAAAGAAATTTCTCTTCCGTTAATCAGTTTTCATTGTTTAATACATCAAGAAGCGTTGTGTGCTAAAGACAGCTTGAAATCGCTTCAAAATGTAATGGAAGTAGTTACAAAAGTTGTCAATTTCATTACATCTCGTGCTTTAAATAACCGacaatttactaaattattagatGAAGTTGAATCACAATACGCTGGCCTTTTAATGTATAACAGTGTTCGTTGGTTGAGTCGTGGTCAAGTTCTTCATCGATTTGTTGAATTATTAGAAGaaatacgattatttttattcgaaaaatcTCAAGACTATCCAGAACTTAAAGATTTAAATTGGTTGAACGATTTAATGTTTTTCACTGATTTTACtacaatgtataatgaattaaataaaaaacttcaaGGGCCCGGTCACATAGTCTTATCaat CAGTATTAAAACCGAAAACCTAATTCTTATTGAGTGGAAAAGTCTACCAAATTCATTTACATCCATGAAAAAATTAGCACTTTCATTATTGACTATGTTTGGTTCTACATATACATGTGAGCAGCTATTTTCCTCCATGAATTTTATCAAATCCACTTTGAGAAATCGTCTTGGAACAGATATCAGTGCAAcatgtattcaattaaaatctaCAAATTATAATCCCAGGATTGATTCGTTAGCTGGAAATATGCAGCAACAAATTTctcattaa